ATACTCTCCCGTTCCTTCTCTTGGAGCTGGCTATCCCGACGGGAAAGCTGCTCCAAGACATGGGAACTGGGATGAATAGAATCGCCATGGAGTGCGAAAAGCAGCCACGGAACGATAAGGTTGAACTTGTTGACGAACCATGTTGGACGATGTTTTGCAATGGAAAGAAAATGGGTTATGGGGTGAAGAGGGAACCCACGGATGAGGACCTGAGCGTGATGCAGCTTCTGCATGCGGTGTCCATGGCGGTCGGCGTGCTGCCGGAGGAGATGTCGGACCCTCACGACGGCGAGTTCTCGTACATGAGAGCGCATTTCGAGCGCGTGGTTGGGTCCAAGGACTCTGAGACTTATTACATGACGATGCCTCATGGGAACAATGGACTTGAACTTACTGTGTTCTTCGTGAGGGTTTGATTGGAGAGAAAAGTTTGATTGTTTTTGTTGTCCATAGGATCTTTCGGTTCCACAGGCTAAAGATTATTTCATTAgaaattttagttttgtttaa
This region of Arachis hypogaea cultivar Tifrunner chromosome 8, arahy.Tifrunner.gnm2.J5K5, whole genome shotgun sequence genomic DNA includes:
- the LOC112708458 gene encoding protein MIZU-KUSSEI 1: MAPQLPQPQPPPPPPPKPPVQREDSGATAKKSSALNMPISLQPAYSKRRTPSRSERFFRKFKSTFRSLPIVVPPCNMPTVPRTRPGDLQIHGGKRITGTLFGHRKSRVNLAFQETPNTLPFLLLELAIPTGKLLQDMGTGMNRIAMECEKQPRNDKVELVDEPCWTMFCNGKKMGYGVKREPTDEDLSVMQLLHAVSMAVGVLPEEMSDPHDGEFSYMRAHFERVVGSKDSETYYMTMPHGNNGLELTVFFVRV